In one window of Chloroflexota bacterium DNA:
- a CDS encoding cupin domain-containing protein: protein MEYVRRVDFGKFDAAPNDRLSQGLIDHGTGVSTCTINYIQTPVGGGSPAGMHVHEVDQIFYVLKGVMSIEIEGQQHECGPGSLIVFPKGVPHRNWNGGSEPTVHLAFNTPQPDPGKPFATSV, encoded by the coding sequence ATGGAGTACGTCCGCCGCGTAGACTTCGGAAAGTTCGATGCGGCTCCGAACGATCGGCTCTCGCAGGGCCTCATCGACCACGGCACCGGCGTCAGCACCTGCACCATCAACTACATCCAGACGCCAGTGGGTGGCGGCTCGCCGGCGGGCATGCACGTCCATGAGGTCGATCAGATCTTCTACGTGCTCAAGGGCGTCATGAGCATCGAGATCGAGGGCCAGCAGCACGAGTGCGGCCCCGGCTCGCTGATCGTGTTCCCGAAGGGAGTGCCGCACCGCAACTGGAACGGCGGCAGCGAGCCAACGGTGCACCTGGCGTTCAACACGCCGCAGCCGGACCCGGGCA